A window from Anser cygnoides isolate HZ-2024a breed goose chromosome 1, Taihu_goose_T2T_genome, whole genome shotgun sequence encodes these proteins:
- the CREG2 gene encoding protein CREG2 yields the protein MSAWWPRWWWWLPGLLWGGAGGYVVVSSVSWPLPEAAAGELHSSSTEEALPALLEEPGGLWEQSFPASAYREDAGPAARRPRQGVAPTAMFSYRRHGRAAAAARFLARHNAWGFVAAHGKIRGMPFGNCLLISDGPVNNSTGIPFFYVTPKDNVVADLLKDPVASLTLPEADGNFCRKNVVDPEDPRCARLTLTGQMVTVPPEETEFAKQAMFSRHPVIRKWPRSYEWFFMKMNIEHIWLQSWYGGVSAIPVEEYLKAAPSKA from the exons ATGTCGGCGTGGTGGCcgcggtggtggtggtggctgccggggctgctgtggggcggcgcggggggctACGTGGTGGTCAGCTCGGTGTCCTGGCCGCTgcccgaggcggcggcgggcgagCTGCACAGCTCCTCCACCGAGGAGGCGCTGCCCGCCCTGCTGGAGGAGCCGGGCGGGCTGTGGGAGCAGAGCTTCCCCGCCTCGGCTTACCGGGAGGacgcggggccggcggcgagGCGCCCGAGGCAGGGGGTCGCCCCGACCGCCATGTTCTCCTACCGGCGGCacggccgcgccgccgccgccgcccgcttccTCGCCCGCCACAACGCCTGGGGCTTCGTGGCCGCCCACGGAAAG ATCCGAGGTATGCCCTTTGGGAACTGTTTGCTTATCAGTGACGGTCCTGTCAATAACAGCACTGGAATCCCTTTCTTCTACGTGACACCGAAGGATAATGTTGTGGCGGATCTCCTGAAGGATCCTGTGGCCTCTCTGACCCTGCCAGAGGCGGATGGAAATTTCTGCAG AAAAAATGTAGTCGATCCGGAGGATCCAAGGTGCGCCAGACTGACTCTCACAGGACAGATGGTCACGGTGCCTCCAGAGGAAACGGAATTTGCCAAGCAAGCAATGTTTTCTAG GCACCCAGTGATAAGAAAGTGGCCTCGTAGCTATGAGTGGTTCTTCATGAAAATGAACATTGAGCACATCTGGCTTCAGAGCTGGTATGGAGGAGTTTCTGCCATTCCAGTAGAAGAGTATTTAAAAGCAGCTCCAAGTAAAGCTTGA